Genomic DNA from Candidatus Sulfurimonas marisnigri:
TATAAAGCTGCATCATTGAGCGGGGAAAGTTTACAAGATATATTTGTTGGTTCATCTGTTAATATTGAGACTAAAAGTGTAAATTCAAAAAATCCTGGTCGAGATGCTAAACTTGTTGAATCTTTCTTTTATGTTATGGTTGGCAAAAATATAAGTGCTAAAATAATAGCTATAAAAGATGATAAAAAAGCAGAAGCAGGACAAAGAACAGGTTCACTTTTAGTTGAGATTAATATGAACAACATCGTTAAAGAAGTTCCTATGAGGTTCACTTATAATGCTGGAGTATTTGTAGCAGAGGGTGTGATAGATGTTTTTGACTTTAATGCAAGTAAAGCACTATCTTCGATAAATAAGGCATGTTTTGGCTTACATCAAGGAAAAACTTGGAATGATGTCAATATAGGGTTTACAACAAGCATTAAATCTGCAGGTTGTGAATAAATATTGACAACTAAGGGTTTGTATGAGCCATAGACATAAGGTAAAGATAGAAAAACTATTTGAGCACCCGGTATCTGGAAATATTGATGGGCGAAAGGTGC
This window encodes:
- a CDS encoding YceI family protein is translated as MLKVIISIVFAISLLNSAELSSTNGCELSQVGEFGVNFKAFKTPSKIGVGGGFDSVNYKAASLSGESLQDIFVGSSVNIETKSVNSKNPGRDAKLVESFFYVMVGKNISAKIIAIKDDKKAEAGQRTGSLLVEINMNNIVKEVPMRFTYNAGVFVAEGVIDVFDFNASKALSSINKACFGLHQGKTWNDVNIGFTTSIKSAGCE